The following are from one region of the Candidatus Eisenbacteria bacterium genome:
- a CDS encoding uridine kinase, protein MTTQAPPRRTLIGIAGGTASGKSLVAVRIFEALGGRQVAVIRQDHYYKDLSHLSWEDRIGTNFDHPDAFDTELLRDHIRRLLIGEAVDQPNYDFTRHIRLSDATRVGPHPIYVLEGILILDDEDLRSMMDIKVYVDADSDVRLMRRIRRDVTERGRTLESVLDQYERYVRPMHLTFIEPSKRYADVIIPEGGHNRVAIDLLKTKIASVLAERWPVEEGGS, encoded by the coding sequence ATGACGACGCAGGCGCCGCCGCGGCGCACGCTGATCGGAATCGCCGGCGGCACGGCGTCGGGGAAGTCGTTGGTCGCCGTGCGGATCTTCGAGGCCCTGGGCGGGCGCCAGGTCGCGGTCATCCGGCAGGACCACTACTACAAAGACCTCTCGCATCTCTCCTGGGAGGACAGGATCGGGACCAACTTCGACCATCCCGACGCCTTCGATACCGAGCTTCTGCGCGACCACATCCGCCGGCTCCTCATCGGGGAGGCCGTGGATCAGCCGAACTACGACTTCACGCGCCACATCCGGCTCTCCGATGCGACGCGCGTGGGGCCTCACCCGATCTACGTCCTGGAAGGGATCCTGATCCTCGACGACGAGGATCTGCGATCGATGATGGACATCAAGGTCTATGTCGACGCCGACAGCGACGTGCGGCTGATGCGCCGCATACGGCGCGACGTGACCGAACGGGGACGGACGCTGGAGTCGGTGCTGGATCAGTACGAGCGCTACGTCCGCCCGATGCATCTGACCTTCATCGAGCCGTCCAAGCGCTACGCGGACGTGATCATCCCGGAAGGGGGGCACAACAGGGTCGCGATCGATCTCTTGAAAACCAAGATCGCGTCGGTGCTGGCCGAGCGCTGGCCCGTCGAGGAGGGTGGGTCTTGA